From Anoplopoma fimbria isolate UVic2021 breed Golden Eagle Sablefish chromosome 11, Afim_UVic_2022, whole genome shotgun sequence, one genomic window encodes:
- the slc4a1a gene encoding solute carrier family 4 member 1a (Diego blood group), producing the protein MENHFSFEGSDMSYEDNDSAFPSPVRLTPPDQSRIHDLEGGRQEEQEEENEPPMGAIYLPKDSEAHLNLNTNATTRGDAQAYVELNELQGNVWQETSRWVGYEENFNPATGNWGSSHVSYLTFKSLIQLRKAMSTGAIILDLNASSLSTIAEKVADELLNKNEIRASERDDLLRALLMRRSQSEGPMITPSGDIEMQTFSVAKKRDTSDNVEASIVLSGVLDTLQKPVTAFVRLSDSVVMDSSMESPVPVRFVFVLVGPSQSGIDYSESGRAMGALMADWVFCLEAFLAQTDKDLTNAIADFMDCSIVIPPTEIQDKGMLEPVIDFQKKMLRDRLRPIDTRLAFGDRVIVEKLPEEPREDPLARTGYPFGGMVKDLKRRYRHYISDYTDALNPQVLAAVIFIYFAALSPAITFGGLLADKTEKLMGVSELMISTSIQGVIFCIIAAQPVLIIGFSGPLLVFEEAFYSFCKSQGIEYIVGRIWVGMWLIVIVVIIVAVEGSFLVRFISRFTQEIFSILISLIFIYETFNKLIKIFKSHPLILNYEHLNDTHDNPFHPVIIEHPVTDPTGNVTIHVKEIERAYPNTALLSMCLMFGCFFIAYFLRHFKNGHYFPGPIRRLIGDFGVPIAIFFMIAVDISIEDAYTQKLVVPKGIEVTDPKARGWLINPMGEKKPFPIWMMGACCVPAMLVFILIFLESQITTLIVSKPERKMVKGSGFHFDLLLLVTMGGLASVFGVPWLSAATVRSVTHANALTVMTKGTKPEIEKVLEQRISGMLVAIMVGVSIFMEPILKMIPMTALFGIFLYMGITSLSGIQMWDRMLLLITPKKYHPADAYATRVKTWRMHIFTLIQLVCLGVLWAVKMSPFSLALPFVLILTIPLRMLMARTLFTATEMKCLDADDGKVTFEEEPGVDVYHESPLP; encoded by the exons ATGGAAAACCATTTTAGTTTTGAG GGCAGTGACATGTCCTATGAAGACAATGACTCAGCCTTCCCTTCTCCAGTGAGACT GACTCCACCAGACCAGAGCCGCATCCATGACCTGGAGGGGGGCAGGCAGGAGGAGCAAGAGGAAGAGAATGAGCCACCCATGGGGGCCATTTACCTCCCCAAAGATTCAGAGG CTCATCTGAACCTGAACACCAATGCCACCACAAGAGGGGATGCTCAA GCCTATGTGGAGCTGAATGAGCTCCAGGGTAACGTCTGGCAGGAGACTAGCCGCTGGGTGGGCTACGAGGAGAACTTTAACCCTGCCACCGGAAACTGGGGTTCTTCTCACGTCTCCTATCTCACCTTCAAGAGCCTGATACAACTCCGCAAGGCCATGAGCACAG GTGCCATCATCCTCGACCTGAATGCCAGCAGTCTGTCTACCATAGCTGAGAAGGTGGCCGATGAGCTGCTGAACAAGAATGAGATTCGCGCCAGTGAACGGGACGACCTGCTGAGAGCTCTCCTCATGAGACGCAG TCAGTCTGAGGGGCCCATGATTACTCCCTCTGGAGACATTGAGATGCAGACCTTTTCTGTAGCCAAGAAG AGAGACACCTCTGACAACGTGGAGGCCTCCATTGTTCTCTCAG gtGTCCTGGACACCCTGCAGAAACCTGTGACGGCTTTTGTGAGGTTAAGTGACTCTGTGGTGATGGACTCCTCCATGGAGTCTCCTGTCCCTGTTCGCTTCGTCTTTGTGCTGGTGGGCCCCAGCCAGAGCGGGATAGACTACAGTGAAAGTGGCCGTGCCATGGGTGCTCTGATGGCCGACTgg GTGTTTTGTCTGGAGGCCTTCTTGGCCCAGACTGACAAAGATCTGACCAACGCCATCGCTGACTTCATGGACTGCAGCATTGTGATCCCCCCCACTGAGATCCAAGACAAGGGAATGCTGGAGCCAGTCATTGATTTCCAGAAGAAGATGCTGCGTGACAGACTCCGTCCCATCGACACCCGTCTTGCCTTTGGTGACAGGGTCATAG TGGAGAAACTTCCAGAGGAGCCTCGGGAGGACCCTCTGGCTCGTACAGGCTATCCCTTCGGTGGGATGGTGAAGGACCTGAAGCGGCGTTACCGCCACTACATCAGCGACTACACCGACGCTCTGAATCCTCAGGTCCTCGCTGCCGTCATCTTCATCTACTTCGCTGCCCTGTCCCCAGCCATCACCTTTGGAGGGCTTCTGG ctgacaaaacagaaaaattgaTGGGCGTGTCAGAGCTTATGATCTCCACCAGCATCCAGGGTGTCATCTTCTGTATCATCGCCGCTCAGCCGGTCCTCATCATCGGCTTCTCTGGACCTCTGCTGGTGTTTGAGGAAGCTTTTTACTCT TTCTGCAAGTCCCAGGGCATTGAGTACATTGTGGGCCGTATCTGGGTGGGGATGTGGCTGATAGTGATCGTGGTCATCATCGTGGCTGTGGAAGGCAGCTTCCTGGTCCGATTCATCTCCCGCTTCACTCAGGAAATCTTCTCCATCCTCAtctctctcatcttcatctATGAGACGTTCAATAAGCTCATCAAG ATCTTCAAAAGCCACCCTCTGATTCTGAACTACGAACATCTGAACGACACACATGACAACCCCTTCCACCCGGTCATCATAGAGCACCCTGTGACTGATCCCACAGGCAACGTCACCATTCATGTGAAGGAGATTGAAAGGGCCTACCCCAACACTGCCCTGCTGTCTATGTGCCTGATGTTTGGCTGCTTCTTCATTGCGTACTTCCTCCGTCATTTCAAGAATGGTCACTACTTCCCCGGCCCG ATCCGTCGTTTGATCGGAGACTTTGGTGTCCCCATTGCTATTTTCTTCATGATTGCTGTGGATATCAGCATTGAGGATGCTTACACCCAG AAACTGGTTGTACCAAAAGGCATTGAGGTGACCGACCCCAAAGCCAGAGGCTGGCTCATCAACCCCATGGGAGAGAAGAAGCCCTTCCCCATCTGGATGATGGGCGCCTGCTGCGTACCAGCAATGCTggtcttcatcctcatcttcctgGAGTCCCAGATCACTAC GCTGATTGTGAGCAAACCCGAAAGGAAGATGGTGAAAGGATCCGGTTTCCATTTCGATCTGCTCCTCCTGGTCACTATGGGGGGCCTCGCCTCTGTGTTCGGGGTGCCCTGGTTGAGTGCCGCCACAGTGCGATCCGTCACCCACGCCAACGCTCTCACTGTCATGACCAAAGGAACGAAACCAGAGATTGAGAAGGTGCTCGAGCAGAGGATCAGTGGCATGCTTGTGGCCATCATGGTTG GTGTGTCCATTTTCATGGAGCCCATTCTGAAGATGATTCCTATGACCGCCTTGTTCGGTATCTTCCTCTACATGGGTATCACATCTCTGAGTGGAATCCAGATGTGGGATAGGATGCTTCTGCTGATCACACCGAAGAAATACCATCCTGCTGATGCTTACGCCACCCGG GTGAAGACATGGCGGATGCATATCTTCACTCTGATCCAGCTGGTGTGCCTGGGGGTCCTGTGGGCGGTGAAGATGAGTCCTTTCTCTCTGGCGCTGCCTTTTGTTCTCATCCTCACCATCCCTCTGCGCATGTTGATGGCACGCACGCTCTTCACTGCCACGGAAATGAAATGC ctgGACGCGGATGATGGCAAAGTGACGTTTGAGGAGGAACCCGGGGTGGATGTGTATCATGAGTCCCCACTGCCATAA